From Trichocoleus sp. FACHB-46, the proteins below share one genomic window:
- a CDS encoding winged helix-turn-helix domain-containing protein, which yields MLDLALSQEQENQIQQLMQDHFPEDWEIDSALWTRRAVQQLIEHVCDVQMPIRTVGEYLKWWGYTPQKPLKRAYEQDPEAVEKWLEQIYPEIEQRAQAERAEITGRNA from the coding sequence ATGCTAGATTTGGCATTAAGTCAGGAGCAAGAGAATCAAATTCAACAGTTGATGCAAGACCATTTTCCAGAGGACTGGGAGATTGATAGTGCCTTGTGGACTCGACGAGCAGTACAACAACTGATTGAGCACGTGTGCGATGTGCAAATGCCGATTCGCACTGTGGGAGAATATCTCAAGTGGTGGGGATATACGCCACAGAAACCCTTGAAACGGGCCTATGAACAAGACCCAGAAGCGGTAGAGAAGTGGTTGGAGCAGATCTATCCTGAAATTGAGCAACGGGCACAAGCGGAGAGAGCCGAAATCACTGGGCGAAACGCCTGA